The genomic window TTGCAACACCTTTGCTTTGCATGGAAATAACTTGCCTTACATAAATTGTATGTATGTGTCTAGTGTGATTGTCTGATTTTTGGTTGCcatacattacatttttttaaactttgaaatcACTTCTAAGTtgattcacatttttttcttattatctctccttttcttctgtcttctctttccTCAGTCAATTCATTAGTTGTCAATGAGGATGTTCCAAGGAAAGGACCATGcctcttaaaacaaaagaatgttTGTTCCATTGTTTAGGTGTGAAATCCCCTTAGATGAAATGCTGGTTTGCAGCTGATTCAGATCTCGACATATTTGATCATATTTTAGATTATTGCAGAATTActtataactttttattttggtcattaaaaaaacaaacaaacaaacaaaacaacaaaaaacacattaacctAATGTTATTCTGACAGTTTGCTAACACTGGCTTTCTCTTAGAGGAAATCGACTTTCAATCAGTTCTGATGCTTTCCCcctcttttcttgtttatttttatttgaacattGATCTGTAACATCTGAACAATCTTGAGATGCCTATCGTTGTGTAACTTCactgtgtttcttctgtttttaattttaaattttgttgttggtgggtttgttttgttttatttttaatggtgtcCTGATTTGGTTTGTTACAGCTTTGGTAATGTATGTGTGGTTGTGCTATATTGGTAAATTAAGCAAGTTATTTCctgccattttccttttcagttttttttttttttttttttttttttcctgttagcttTGCTTTGCACTTGTACCCTCAGATCTTGTGGATCCACCATTCCCGGTCCATTTTGTAGACCTTCCTACCACTGCAACCAAAGACTGTCATTTTCAGTCCTGATTACATTTTCCAATCTCTATTTTTGATTTCCATTTTACTTTCAATGTTTTTCATTCGCATCAAAGATGACGAGACAGAATCTACAGAAACATCTATCCTGAAAAGCCATCTGGTTAATGAAGTCCCTGTACTAGCCAGTCCAGACTTGTTGTCTGAAGTGTCTGAGATGAAACAAGATTTGATCAAAATGACTGCCATCTTGACAACTGACTCTTCTGATAAATCGGGCTCAATTAAAGTGAAAGATCTTGGAAAACCCACTGAAGAAGAGCCAGGAGAGCCTTTTGAAATAGTTGAAAGGGTGAAAGAAGACttagaaaaagtaaatgaaattcTTAGAGGGGGGTCCTACACCAGAGAAGAGCATGCTATGCAGAAGTCCCTTTCCAGACAAGAATTTGTAGAAGAAGAATGGGTCATTGTCAGTGATGAAGAGATTGAAGAGGCCAGAAGAAATGCTCCTTTAGAAGTCACTGAACCTACCTGTGTAGAAGTTGGGATAGACAAAGAGacaaaagagacagagaagaaGGACATGATGGGAATGGTAGATTACCTTAGTGACGATTTAAAAACATACCTTTCTCTTCATGAGGTACAGCCACAAGCCTTACAAGAAGACTTAGTAGAAGAGAGATTTGAAGCTGTAGTAATAAGCAGGGAGTCTGAAAAAGGAGGACAAGAATCTCCAACAACGGAAACACTAAGCCCTCAGGAGCAACACAAGCCTGCcttagaaattaaaaagccaGTTAGAACTAAACTGAGAgataagcaaaaacaaaaggaaagcaaggtgcaaagcaaagaagaaaaaccagGACTAACGAAGTGCAGTTCGGATGAGGCAGTACACGAGGAGGAACAAGGCTTAACACCGGCAGCTGCTCCTGAGGCTAAAGCTGTATCCCCTGTAATAGAGGAAACTCCTATTGGCTCAATAAAAGATAAGGTAaaagctcttcagaaaaaagTGGAAGATGAGCAAAAAGTACGTTCAAAACTACCTGTCAGAATTCAAACAAGAGAAGGCACTGCAGAAAAGGCTTCTAAAAAAACAGTACCAGTCAAAAAGCCAGCTGCACACAAAGCACAACCTCCCGTTTCACCTTCTTCTAAGACTGAGAGACTTGAAGAGACCATGTCAGTTCGTGAGCTGATGAAAGCCTTCCAGTCAGGTCAAGACCCATCCAAAAATATAACTGGACTCTTTGAGCACAAATCtgtcaaacaaaagcaacagcCCCCTGAGAAGGAAACCCCTCggaaaaaagcagtttcttcaCAAAGTGAAACAAAGCGAGTAACAAGCCACAAGACAGACAAACCAAAGGACAAACACAGCACTACgttaaaagcagagaaagagcCACAatcaaaaaaaggaagaacacagATTTCTACTGTTGAAATTACCAAGAAAACTGTAAGTAAAGACCAGGTaaaacagcagagcagcaaaaaACCAGCAGCCGAGCCTCTCTCTCCAGTATTTGTTGATCAAAGTGCCAAAGATTCAGCAGGTGTAAAGGGCAGGACTTCTGATGACCAAGCAGATACTGACTTTCAGATCAGCCCTGACAGAAAAACCTCAACAGACTTCTCTGATGTCATTAAAGAAGAACTTGAGGATAATGACAAATATCAACAATTCCGACATCTTTCAGTGACAGAGGAAGGCGAGCTTAACTTGGAGCAAGTCCTGACCAGTCCTTTCAATGTTGCTTTCCCGACAGAGTATGTAAAAGATGGATTCCTTCCTGCTCTTTCTCTGCAAAGTGCTGCTTTTGATGGGAGCTCAGAGAGCCTTAAACATGAAGGTGTGGCTGATTCTCCAGGCAGCCTACTTGATGGAACTCCTCAGATCAGCTCTGAGGAAAGTTATAAGCATGAGGGGCTGGCAGAGACTCCAGAAACAAGCCCTGAAagcctttccttctcaccaAAGAAAACTGATGGGCAAATTGAAGAAGCTAAAGGAGCAGCTAGAGCACATACAACTGCAGAAACATGTTCTCCGAAGGAACTCTCTccaaaggaagatgaaaaaggTATTACTGAAAAACAGCTAGATGCTGTAACTGAGACTAGTAAGTCTCATTCTGACCATGTATCAGAAGAGCTTGTACCTAAAGCCTCTGAAGAAGAGGCTGATAAACTTAAAGAAAGTAGCTCAGCTTCCATAATGAAAGATATTAGCAGGGATAAAGAATCCAGGACCACTGCACACTTAACTAAATCTTCCGAAACACATGACACTgctttagagaaagaaaaagatataacCTGTGAACGTCGTGTTGTGGTTAGAAGTCCCCAAAAATTGGAACTCTCACTTGCTAGCCATGATAGTGAAAGCTTTAGCCCAGTTGCAGATGACTCTTTGGCTATAAGTCATAAAGACTCATTGGAAGCAAGCCCAGTGCTAGAAGATAACTCATCACACAAAACGCCTGATTCTTTGGAGCCCAGTCCTATAAAAGAGTCTCCCTGCCGTGATTCCCTTGAAAGTAGCCCTGTAGAACAAAAAGTGAAAGCTGGCATTTTGGGGCAGGGTCCTCTTCAGTCTGTTCTTAGCAAAGGAGAAACCTGTCCAGAGCTGGCATCGGTGCGTTCCAGGATTCTCCGTGACCCAGAGGGGAGTGCTGATGATGACAGTCTAGAGCAAACATCTCTCATGGAGAGTTCAGGGAAAAGTCCTCTTTCACCAGAAACTCCCAGTTCTGAAGAAATTAGCTATGAAATCACACCTAAAACAGCAGACTCACAGGCACTGTCAAATATACGAAAGTCGGCCATGATACCTGAAGTCAGTGAAGAACCAGAGGATGACTGTGAAAGTGAACCAAGGAAAAGATTTACTCCTGAGGAGGAGATGTTTAAAATGGTAaccaaaatcaaaatgtttgatGAATTAGAAcaagaagcaaagcagaagcGAGATTACAAAAAGGATTGTAAGCAAGACGAATCTTCTGCAGTTGCTGATTCAGAAGCTGCATGTGAAGCTGAAGAACCAGAGTCAACAACTGTTGAAGAAAAAGTTATACCTACAGTAGTGATGTCTTCAGCAAAATCTAGAAAGAGTTCTTCCTCTTCAGAAAGTGAGCCAGAATTGACCGAGCTTAAAAAAGAAGCTGACTCAGGTTTCTTAATGGAGCCCACGATCCGAGTGCAGCCACCTTCACCATTACCATCCAGTATTGACTCCAGTTCTAGCCCTGAAGAAGGATGCTTCCAACCTATCGATTCAAAACAATGTTCTTCCAGGATAGGTGCCATTAAAGCAGAACAGGATAAGCCAACAGAAGATGACAAAGAGGAACCGTATGTCCTTGGGGACAGCTGTAAGGCTTCCACACAAGAATCTGGCACTTGCCATTCTGATGGTTGTGCACCAGCAGAAACTGACAAATCAAAACGTGATAGCACAGATGACAGTGAGATAGTTAGTCCTAATGCCCCAGTCACACAATTGCAGGGTTCTCCCTGCCATTCTTTTGGTGACAGTTCTTACAAAGAAGTTCATGTTGAGTCTTCACCAACACTAGAGCAATCTGATACTAATGAAAGTAGTATCAAAAGCACCACACTGTTAACACACTCAGATCTCATTGCTGAAGGAGCAGTGCTTGAGAAAGCAGGTGACGATTCTTGTGGACACAGTATCACGGAGTACTCTGTGCCACAAGATGGCAAACTGGTTGAAGGTGATCCCACTGACCATTCTGGTCTGGGGAGTGATTTGGCAAAAGTAGATACAGATCTTGAAACACCTCAAGGAGATACTCATATTGAGGAACCCTTGCCAGAGTATTCATCCCTCACCACTGAAACAGGGGAACTTGAAAGTTGTGTAGTGGAGGCTGCTGAAAGTAGTGCTCCTCATATAGTAAGCCCTTATGAAAATGTGTCTTCTGAACAATTTTTTACTGACTGTGAAGTTAAGGTAGGATCTGGTGAAAGTCTGCTATCTAAGGAAGACTATTCtactgaagaaggaaaagatcaGAGCAGTACCATTTTGCTTAGCAGAGACACGGGTAGCAAATATCAGTCTTCAGAGGAAGTATATATGGAAATAGAACCAAAACCAGaggatttatttcagaaaatctcACCAGGGTCTTCAGCATCAGATTCCACGAAGTTAGCTGAATCCACCATTGACAATGTaagaactgaaacagaaaaattgatCAGTCAAGTTGTCATCACCAAAACTGATGTGGATTCTGACATGTGGAGTGAAATACGTGAAGATGATGAAGCTTTTGAAGCTCGGGTGAAAGAAGAGGAACAAAAGATATTTGGTTTGATGGTAGACAGGCGATCCCAAGGCACAACACCTGATACAACACCAGCCAGAACACCCACGGAAGAAGGGACACCACTTAGTGaacaaaatccttttctttttcaggaaggaAAGTTGTTTGAAATGACTAGAAGTGGAGCCATTGACATGACCAAAAGGAACTATCCAGATGAAAGTTTTCACTTCTTCCAAATGGGGCAGCAGCCTCAGGAAGAACTTTCTTTAtgtgaagaaatgaaagaagcagCGGAAGTGGAATCTTCTAAGCCAGAGAGCTTACCAGATCCATTTCCCCCTTCAGAATCAGAGGACTTGGATATACAAGGAAAAGATGCACTGAAACGTTCACCCTCGCCGTCTGAGTCTTGTgataaatcagaagaaatgaGTGGTGAAGGTGTCAGCATAGGCACTGCAAAAGCAGAGCTTAAATCCAGAATTCCAATTAAAATGGGTATTTCAGCTTCTTCAAAATcaccaaagaaagaaactgctgccTCTGAAGCTGAGCCCTTCTCCGGAGCGGAGACTGACATGGTTGATAGCAGTCAGGTGCCTTGCCCTATGTCTCCTGAGCAGTCTGTGGTAGAAGATGAGTTAGGTTTTTCCAAGGTCACTAGATTGGTCTGTTCTGAACAGGATGAGGAGTCCCCAGACTCTTCACCAGAGGAACAGAGATCTGTGATTGAAATCCCTACTGCTTTAATGGAGAGAGTGCCTTCTTGTGAAAGCAAATCCAAAATTCCTGTAAGAACAGCTGCTACTGCATCACAATCATTGCAACAATTAGAAAACGAGAGCCTTCCCACTGATGGCTTTCTTGACAGTCTGCAGTGTGAAGGAAAAGATGACCAAGCAAAACCAAAGTCTAAAATTCCTGTCAAAGCAGCGCTCCAAAGAGCTGAACAACAGTATACATCCACAGACACACCTGTCCACAAGCTAGAGTCACCCAAAGCTCTTGACACGACAAGCAAACTACCTACAAAACAAGATAACCGAAGTAAATCTGAATCTGATGCAAGTGTTCCCATGGACCCAAAGATTAAACGCTCGATAAAAGCTAGGAGTTATGCAGAGGCAGAAGCAGAGACGAGGGAGAGGGAGATGAAGGTTGAGCTAGACTCAGAGGAGGCAACAACAGGAAGACTCAAGGTATTTTCATCACGGTTGCCAGTTAAAAGCAGGAGCACTACAGCCTCCCGCAGTGCTTTTAGTCCTACAAAAGAAAGTAAGGAACATTTTTTTGACCTTTACAAAAACTCCATAGAATTCTTTGAAGAAATTAGTGATGAAGCTTCTAAGTTAGTGGAAAGACTCACACAGTCAGAGAGAGAACAAGAATTAGTTTCAGATGACGAAAGCAGTAGTGCCCTAGAAGTTTCAGTTATTGAAAATGTGCCATCCATTGAGACTCAGCAGTCAGTTCCTGAAGACATCTTTGACACCAGACCCATTTGGGATGAGTCTGTAGAGACTCAGATTGAACGTATCCCTGATGACAATATCCATGACCATGCTGAAGGTATTTGCCAACGACTGGGATTCCCTGTGCGACGCATGTCataaattaaactttttgtttcttgttttctttggtgtgtgtgtgtgtatatgtaagTTTGTATACATGTGTGGTATTTTCTTGTAAGCTTTTGGTGGTtagttgtgtatttttttttctttataagctgtgtttgttttttgcgttgtgtctgtatttttcttgtctgtgaAATAATCTCAAGATTGCAAGCCATGTGTGCTTATGAGAAGTGTTACCTTAAACACAAACACttctaaaaatatgtatttaccATTAAACTGACCTTTCGGGTCATACGCATTTTGACTTTTGGCTTTCCCTGACCCTATTTttattagtaatttttttttttttttttttttttggcatcaaTTGAAACTGGAACAGGCAAATCcatcttctcttttgtttttaccCAAAGAAACATACAGAAGCTTTGAAGAATCAAGTTTGTCTTATTCCTTTTTTTGGCCATTTCTCTCTCATGAAAATTCTGTGTCACCAGAAACTTAAGTAGAAGTTGTCTGGTGTTTGGTCTTCCCCTCACTTACTTGCATACTGCCATTGGGTAGCTGTGATGGAAATCCAGTAGCTAAAATGAAGCCATATTTCACCAACTTCAATCAGTTTTCTGAATGTTTGCAATCCGTGTGTTCATTCAGGGAAAATCAAAACTCAAATTCTGACATCCTCAAATTAGCCTTGGGGATGGGAGGAACAGTGAAGTCTCACTGTTTCTGAAATAGACAGACTGGTGAATGAATGTCTGATTTTTCCTTGCCTTCAATGTAAGTCTTTTGTATCACTCCCTAGCTGAAAGAGTCAAAGCCATTTCAATTAttaatttccaaatgaaaactaTAACATGAAATGCCACATGGACTGTTTGAACAAAAGTTTCGCTaccacagaaagaaagcaattagAAGCACCAGTCCAGATGAATTTTGCAACCTTGGCATTTACTAAGGAGGCATGGAAATTTATAGCTCTTAACTTAGTTAGTCTTCACCTTAATGCTAGAATGAAGTTTTAGAATAAAACGCTTGGATAAAATAGTACAGTAGGCACTTCACTCCTTATTTAGATTTTTACATTAAAGTCTGATTTTCAAATGGGAAATGTAGATAGTTCTGTACTTTTGAAAAATCAAGctacctttttcttctttgttagACCTGGAGATTTGCAATCCTTACTGTAACTACCCAGTTGTAGCAGCCTGTCCTTGTTTAGATTAGagtagtcagaaaaaaatgctatccCTTCTAGGTCTTTATCACCTATGGAAATGCTTTTTGATTTGTAAAAGACAACTTGTGGCTGTTCTCTTTGACCTTTAGATCAACAGCATGATCAGGAAAGGACAGAGGAAAGACTGGCCCACATTGCTGATCACCTTGGATTCAGCTGGACAGGTAAAATGCACGTTATCTATTCTAGTGAGAAACAAGGCGAGCACTCCTcaatgtttttgtgtttctttcagaTGATTTCCTCATTCTCTAAAACTGTTTCATAGAAACACTTCAGTAGCTTATAGGAACTAGATTGTTTGCTGATTACTAAGATTCCTCTAGCCTGTTAGGTAAGAACTAAGATGAAGAGGTAACTCCTCTGTAGTTGTTGTGGTATCTCCAGAGGGAAAGCTCCTAGGTTGAGGAAGTGACAGCGTCGGCATACGTTACTTTACACTTTCTCACAAAGTGCGATGACTCTAGAACATAAACTGACTAGAAGATAGATGAATGAACATCGTTTGTGTTCTGGAAATCCTGAGCTGGAAGATTGCTATGGGGAAAGGTCAcatcagcttctttttttttttttatggaagctattttacttttctgtgtgcgtaggaaaaagaaatgaaaaaggtcATATTTGTAAAAATCACTCCAAGACAGCACAATTAACGTTCTGGGGGATAAGAGAATGAAATGCAGATCTGTGTCACTGACAATCATCCCAAAAGCATTTACAAGGAAAGAGCTATGGAGAAATCTCTCTGCTATGTTAAACTGTGCAATTCAACAGAAATTTAAATCAGGTCTATGCTTTTTTGTATCTAACCCTAGAGCAGTACCACACTGATGAACGTAAGTGGGGTTCTAGTGGTTAAAGAagaattgcattaaaaaaaaaaaaaagtgttaactACATGGTAATTGAGGTTGTGCTCTATACTGTTTTTATAAGCATCTTCAGAGAATAACAAAATATCACTGacatttttgtatattttactgATCTCCTCCTTTCCTGTCCTCTATTTCAATATTTCTCTATTTCAATCTATAGAGAACACTGGAAGTATATGTCACTTTTCCCAAGATGGATTATCTTTCAAGTCAGTAGGACTTAGATTTATGCAATGTAACAGATTAGGAATGtgctgattttttctttcatttttttttagtattaataGAAATGACTAGAcagatctgaaaacaaaactaaaaaacaatGGATACAGAATTGTCTGTTTTGATGagtattttacagaattttgGAGAGGACAGAGAAATACACCTGCAAAAGTATTCCTGTCTTGTGTTATGATAAAGATTGATTATGGTAAAAATGGCTGCGTCAAAAGTTACTTTGAGGGATAAAACAGTGCTTGGTTTTTGTTCAAACTTCCTTGACTACCTAGAACTTCAATCCGATATAATGTTACTGTGCATTTGTTCAAGGTTACAGTTGCACCAGTATACAAGCCAGTTTGGAAATAAGTTTATCTGGGTCCTGGGGACCAGGGTtcccccctgctccctcccttaAAATGTGGCACCCTCCATCATCCACCATAGTTATAATTACAGCGGAATAGAGTATGAGTCCTTCTTTGTGAGAGGAGCAGAAGTCTGGAGACCAGGAGTAATAGTAGGAATCTCTCAAATTTCCCTGTGGCTTTAAATCATTTGATTGCCTGTTTCTACGTACAGTCATGTCTTAGTTTAGTGGGAGAAAGCTGACCTTCATTCTGGATATAATACAGGCTGTTAAAgccatttctcttttctggacTGCAGTCTGAGCCTATGCTATGTCAGAAAGGCACTAGTTATTAGCCTCACATTTTAGTTTTTGGTTCTCAACTGTGATTCATAggcatttacttttcttttgatGAAACAAGTCCAGGGGAGTAATATGATTACTCTTTAATCCAGCCGTACAAAATGCCTTTACTCAAAATCAATTCTTTCACTGGATTTGGTGAGCATGGTGCTTTTGACAGAGCATGGTACTCTGTCATGGTTTTGTCAGTAGGGTTGTATCTCTGAGAAATGGTGCACACATTAAAGAAAAGCTGACATAGAGCCATCACTTCTAGGCATAATGCAATTATGAATTTGTCTTGAACCTCTTGTTTAACAGTGTCTAAACATAAGAAGGTGAatggaaacaaagagaaatgggTGTCAGAAAAGTTTGTAAACCATTTTGCTGTAGACTACCGTAAAATAGATGtaaggtgggggaaaaaaataaaagacatctttacagaaaatgatttatttttcagagctaGCAAGAGAActggatttcacagaagagcAAATCCATCAAATCAGGATTGAAAATCCTAATTCACTTCAAGACCAGAGCCACGCACTCCTCAAATACTGGCTTGAAAGGGATGGGAAACATGCAACAGGTTCATTACCAGTTATAGTACATCTACACTGTCTCAATATACAAGTGGGCCAATGTGTGTTAtaatccaaaaaataaaatacgtTTAAAATTTAGGCAGCGGGAAGAATGGCTATAGGTTGGGTTCTATTTTTAAGCTTGTCTCTATAACATCGTGTATCGTAGGATTCTGTTAGAGAGAATAGTTTAATATTGTTCATTTGGAGAACAACTTACAGCAAAGCAAGAGTGGAAAAATACTTAAGTTTCTTTtcctaaactaaaaaaaatacttggggGAACTAGACTAATTTGTGAAAGGAAAGACTAGATCAGAGGTAATTTTTGTGTGCAGCCCCTATCTTACATAGCCATGCTTCTAAATCAGTATCCTACATACATAATTCGTATTGAAAATAGAACGGAGAACATGTGAAGTTCTTAATTCAGCTACATGGTGTCATTTTAATGCCACAGATACAAATCTTACCCAGTGTCTTACAAAAATCAACCGAATGGATATTGTTCACCTAATGGAGACCAGCGGCATAGACTCCATGCAAGTTCACGGCACTCGCACGTATGCAG from Anas acuta chromosome 4, bAnaAcu1.1, whole genome shotgun sequence includes these protein-coding regions:
- the ANK2 gene encoding ankyrin-2 isoform X1; translated protein: MGNAPLCQSCHSDKGVRAPGNLQDLDKIPDYYGCNSEESKDPQAPSDSNASFLRAARAGNLDKVVEYLKSGIDINTCNQNGLNALHLAAKEGHVGLVQELLERGSAVDSATKKGNTALHIASLAGQAEVVKVLVKEGANINAQSQNGFTPLYMAAQENHIEVVKYLLENGANQSTATEDGFTPLAVALQQGHNQAVAILLENDTKGKVRLPALHIAARKDDTKSAALLLQNDHNADVQSKMMVNRTTESGFTPLHIAAHYGNVNVATLLLNRGAAVDFTARNGITPLHVASKRGNTNMVKLLLDRGGQIDAKTRDGLTPLHCAARSGHDQVVELLLERGAPLLARTKNGLSPLHMAAQGDHVECVKHLLQHKAPVDDVTLDYLTALHVAAHCGHYRVTKLLLDKRANPNARALNGFTPLHIACKKNRIKVMELLVKYGASIQAITESGLTPIHVAAFMGHLNIVLLLLQNGASPDVTNIRGETALHMAARAGQVEVVRCLLRNGALVDARAREEQTPLHIASRLGKTEIVQLLLQHMAHPDAATTNGYTPLHISAREGQVDVASVLLEAGASHSMSTKKGFTPLHVAAKYGSLEVAKLLLQRRASPDSAGKNGLTPLHVAAHYDNQKVALLLLEKGASPHATAKNGYTPLHIAAKKNQMQIATTLLNYGAETNILTKQGVTPLHLASQEGHTDMVTLLLEKGSNIHVATKTGLTSLHLAAQEDKVNVAEILTKHGANQDAQTKLGYTPLIVACHYGNIKMVNFLLKQGANVNAKTKNGYTPLHQAAQQGHTHIINVLLQHGAKPNAITTNGNTALAIARRLGYISVVDTLKVVTEEITTTTTTVTEKHKLNVPETMTEVLDVSDEEAFKHSDDERFSDGEVYSCRGAVSRNSWSDDTMTGDGGEYLRPEDLKELGDDSLPSSQFLDGMNYLRYSLEGGRSDSLRSFSSDRSHTLSHASYLRDSAMIDDTVVIPSQQVTTLAKEVEKNSYRLSWGPENLDNVALSSSPIHSGCLSAKKETGSLLTRCSSPCLDHDNSSFLVSFMVDARGGAMRGCRHNGLRIIIPPRKCTAPTRVTCRLVKRHRLATMPPMVEGEGLASRLIEVGPSGAQFLGKLHLPTAPPPLNEGESLVSRILQLGPPGTKFLGPVIVEIPHFAALRGKERELVILRSENGDSWKEHFCEYTEDELNEILNGMDEVLDTPEELEKKRICRIITRDFPQYFAVVSRIKQDSNLIGPEGGVLSSTVVPQVQAVFPEGALTKRIRVGLQAQPMHTELIKKILGNKATFSPIVTLEPRRRKFHKPITMTIPVPKASSDGIMNGYGGDTPTLRLLCSITGGTTPAQWEDITGTTPLTFVNECVSFTTNVSARFWLIDCRQTQESVTFASQVYREIICVPYMAKFVVFAKSHDPIEARLRCFCMTDDKVDKTLEQQENFAEVARSRDVEVLEGKPIYVDCFGNLVPLTKSGQHHIFSFFAFKENRLPLFVKVRDTTQEPCGRLSFMKEPKSTRGLVHQAICNLNITLPVYTKESESDQEQEEEVDMTSEKNDETESTETSILKSHLVNEVPVLASPDLLSEVSEMKQDLIKMTAILTTDSSDKSGSIKVKDLGKPTEEEPGEPFEIVERVKEDLEKVNEILRGGSYTREEHAMQKSLSRQEFVEEEWVIVSDEEIEEARRNAPLEVTEPTCVEVGIDKETKETEKKDMMGMVDYLSDDLKTYLSLHEVQPQALQEDLVEERFEAVVISRESEKGGQESPTTETLSPQEQHKPALEIKKPVRTKLRDKQKQKESKVQSKEEKPGLTKCSSDEAVHEEEQGLTPAAAPEAKAVSPVIEETPIGSIKDKVKALQKKVEDEQKVRSKLPVRIQTREGTAEKASKKTVPVKKPAAHKAQPPVSPSSKTERLEETMSVRELMKAFQSGQDPSKNITGLFEHKSVKQKQQPPEKETPRKKAVSSQSETKRVTSHKTDKPKDKHSTTLKAEKEPQSKKGRTQISTVEITKKTVSKDQVKQQSSKKPAAEPLSPVFVDQSAKDSAGVKGRTSDDQADTDFQISPDRKTSTDFSDVIKEELEDNDKYQQFRHLSVTEEGELNLEQVLTSPFNVAFPTEYVKDGFLPALSLQSAAFDGSSESLKHEGVADSPGSLLDGTPQISSEESYKHEGLAETPETSPESLSFSPKKTDGQIEEAKGAARAHTTAETCSPKELSPKEDEKGITEKQLDAVTETSKSHSDHVSEELVPKASEEEADKLKESSSASIMKDISRDKESRTTAHLTKSSETHDTALEKEKDITCERRVVVRSPQKLELSLASHDSESFSPVADDSLAISHKDSLEASPVLEDNSSHKTPDSLEPSPIKESPCRDSLESSPVEQKVKAGILGQGPLQSVLSKGETCPELASVRSRILRDPEGSADDDSLEQTSLMESSGKSPLSPETPSSEEISYEITPKTADSQALSNIRKSAMIPEVSEEPEDDCESEPRKRFTPEEEMFKMVTKIKMFDELEQEAKQKRDYKKDCKQDESSAVADSEAACEAEEPESTTVEEKVIPTVVMSSAKSRKSSSSSESEPELTELKKEADSGFLMEPTIRVQPPSPLPSSIDSSSSPEEGCFQPIDSKQCSSRIGAIKAEQDKPTEDDKEEPYVLGDSCKASTQESGTCHSDGCAPAETDKSKRDSTDDSEIVSPNAPVTQLQGSPCHSFGDSSYKEVHVESSPTLEQSDTNESSIKSTTLLTHSDLIAEGAVLEKAGDDSCGHSITEYSVPQDGKLVEGDPTDHSGLGSDLAKVDTDLETPQGDTHIEEPLPEYSSLTTETGELESCVVEAAESSAPHIVSPYENVSSEQFFTDCEVKVGSGESLLSKEDYSTEEGKDQSSTILLSRDTGSKYQSSEEVYMEIEPKPEDLFQKISPGSSASDSTKLAESTIDNVRTETEKLISQVVITKTDVDSDMWSEIREDDEAFEARVKEEEQKIFGLMVDRRSQGTTPDTTPARTPTEEGTPLSEQNPFLFQEGKLFEMTRSGAIDMTKRNYPDESFHFFQMGQQPQEELSLCEEMKEAAEVESSKPESLPDPFPPSESEDLDIQGKDALKRSPSPSESCDKSEEMSGEGVSIGTAKAELKSRIPIKMGISASSKSPKKETAASEAEPFSGAETDMVDSSQVPCPMSPEQSVVEDELGFSKVTRLVCSEQDEESPDSSPEEQRSVIEIPTALMERVPSCESKSKIPVRTAATASQSLQQLENESLPTDGFLDSLQCEGKDDQAKPKSKIPVKAALQRAEQQYTSTDTPVHKLESPKALDTTSKLPTKQDNRSKSESDASVPMDPKIKRSIKARSYAEAEAETREREMKVELDSEEATTGRLKVFSSRLPVKSRSTTASRSAFSPTKESKEHFFDLYKNSIEFFEEISDEASKLVERLTQSEREQELVSDDESSSALEVSVIENVPSIETQQSVPEDIFDTRPIWDESVETQIERIPDDNIHDHAEDQQHDQERTEERLAHIADHLGFSWTELARELDFTEEQIHQIRIENPNSLQDQSHALLKYWLERDGKHATDTNLTQCLTKINRMDIVHLMETSGIDSMQVHGTRTYAEIEQTIGLDHSEGFSALQEDLFSSRHKQEQQHRISKDSDPTEHPPIVSEEDVSVSYSPFQDSTPRSEAELSMAELLRQAHKEQVESEFSGKPQDVPEKTSASQHEYFVTTPGTEQSAAPETGKAANEKSACFSVAKEEREKSSPRSPSSSQSSESPIIQEPEEPELHQDDVSPRRTSLVIVESTDEQPEKLGSGYEEESLEKELAEELGELETSSDEDEVVTTRVIRRRVIIQADSMPEMPPETVTEEQYTDEHGQTVVKKVTRKIIRRYVSPDGTEKEDIIMQGTPQEPVTVEEGDGYSKVLKRVVLKSDSEQSEVTLSEPGVLPSASNFQSEPVEGRKVSKVIKTTVVQGERTEKHLGDASLATDLPSAKEDFEEALSYTGNQMKVQLPALVEKEIMKEDGSIIKRTMLNKASTQKRTVMKDRYGKHVHIEELDDTPEALPQDDLQHDLQQLLRHFCKEDWKQDAK